The following coding sequences lie in one Synechococcus sp. PCC 7336 genomic window:
- a CDS encoding lipoxygenase family protein, which translates to MNDTNSLQQSPSLEGAQKAYTYNYTYIEPIAMADTLPDGEGFASDWVVLTARNALRLVINTLIANYGDRGKPGVKDDVKRVLRTAFRKTLADLGRRGRLKLYGAVLTIVPQLLFRGFPTSEEEVESFINSPAIQALGDDFLSPFADNVLKTVDLQTDAGHASSLEQFRKLFAYVDLPEIANTFQADEMFAYLRVAGANPLVIARMTAPDPRLPVTEADYKQAMGDEADSLEQAIAEGRVYLADYSILAGALEGSFGPEPEEQKYIYPPLAMFAVPAGDGPHRLLKPVAIQTGSQAAEDYITAATGKYAWLAAKTTVQIADANYHEAISHLARTHLLVEPFVMATHRQLPATHPLFKLLVPHFQGTLAINNAAQAFLVAPQGGVNALLSCTIEQSRTLAVKGLQMRGFNAEMLYKRLQDRGVDDRQALPVYPYRDDALLVWDAIHEWAGAYLALYYTDSDTADGGLKKVTEDAHLQNWAKEIVAFEGGRLTDFGSDGRGAIDTLEYLVDAVTLIIFTGSAQHAAVNFPQKGIMSYAPAMPTAGYLPGRKIDKDMTEADYFQLLPPLDQAQSGLNLLYLLGSVYYSKLGDYKPDHFDDPQVEAPLKVFQDQLKGIGEEIDRRNLNRPDYDYLKPTNIPQSINI; encoded by the coding sequence ATGAACGATACGAACAGTTTGCAGCAGTCCCCATCGCTTGAGGGCGCACAGAAAGCGTATACCTACAACTACACGTACATCGAACCCATCGCGATGGCAGATACCCTGCCTGACGGTGAAGGTTTTGCTAGCGATTGGGTGGTCTTGACAGCAAGAAACGCTCTTAGGTTAGTCATCAACACCCTCATTGCCAATTACGGCGATCGCGGCAAGCCCGGGGTTAAAGACGATGTTAAGCGAGTGTTGAGAACCGCCTTCCGCAAAACGCTGGCCGACTTGGGGCGCAGGGGCCGACTCAAGTTGTACGGAGCAGTGTTAACGATCGTTCCCCAATTGCTGTTCCGAGGCTTTCCCACGAGTGAAGAAGAAGTGGAATCGTTCATTAACTCTCCCGCTATCCAAGCCCTCGGCGACGATTTTCTCTCGCCATTTGCTGATAATGTTCTGAAGACCGTCGATCTCCAAACTGATGCCGGCCATGCTTCCAGCCTAGAGCAATTTCGCAAGTTATTTGCCTACGTCGATCTGCCTGAAATTGCCAATACCTTTCAAGCAGACGAGATGTTTGCCTACCTGCGGGTGGCCGGGGCCAATCCTTTGGTTATCGCTCGCATGACTGCTCCCGATCCGCGCTTGCCTGTTACTGAGGCCGACTACAAGCAGGCGATGGGGGATGAGGCCGATTCGTTAGAGCAGGCGATCGCCGAGGGGCGGGTCTATCTCGCCGATTACTCGATCTTGGCGGGGGCTTTGGAAGGCAGCTTCGGCCCCGAACCAGAGGAGCAAAAATATATCTATCCTCCGCTAGCGATGTTTGCGGTTCCCGCTGGCGACGGTCCTCACCGACTGCTGAAGCCCGTGGCCATTCAAACGGGCAGTCAGGCCGCAGAAGATTACATTACCGCCGCCACAGGCAAATATGCTTGGCTGGCTGCAAAAACGACCGTCCAGATCGCCGACGCCAACTATCACGAAGCCATCTCTCATCTAGCCCGCACCCACCTGCTGGTCGAGCCGTTTGTGATGGCGACCCACCGGCAACTGCCCGCCACCCATCCCCTGTTCAAACTTTTAGTGCCTCACTTTCAAGGCACCCTCGCCATTAACAATGCAGCCCAAGCCTTCCTAGTCGCCCCCCAAGGCGGGGTCAACGCTTTGTTGTCTTGCACCATCGAACAATCCCGCACCCTGGCAGTGAAAGGATTGCAGATGCGGGGCTTTAATGCCGAGATGCTGTACAAACGCTTGCAAGATCGCGGCGTGGACGATCGGCAAGCCTTGCCCGTTTACCCCTACCGAGACGATGCCCTGCTGGTGTGGGACGCCATTCACGAGTGGGCGGGTGCCTATCTGGCTCTGTACTACACCGATAGCGACACAGCGGATGGTGGGTTGAAAAAAGTAACGGAGGATGCCCACTTGCAAAACTGGGCTAAAGAAATCGTGGCCTTTGAGGGCGGGCGTCTGACGGATTTTGGCAGTGACGGACGAGGGGCGATCGATACCTTAGAGTATCTGGTCGATGCGGTTACGCTGATTATCTTTACCGGCAGTGCCCAACATGCAGCGGTTAACTTTCCGCAAAAGGGCATTATGAGCTACGCGCCCGCAATGCCGACGGCGGGCTATTTACCGGGTCGCAAGATCGATAAGGATATGACCGAAGCAGATTATTTCCAGCTCCTGCCACCCCTCGACCAGGCGCAGTCAGGGCTCAATTTGCTCTATTTGCTGGGGTCGGTCTATTACTCGAAACTCGGGGACTATAAGCCAGACCATTTCGACGATCCGCAGGTAGAGGCTCCTCTCAAAGTCTTTCAAGACCAGTTGAAGGGAATTGGCGAAGAAATCGATCGCCGCAATCTCAACCGACCCGACTACGACTATCTCAAACCCACAAATATTCCCCAAAGCATTAATATCTAA
- a CDS encoding type II toxin-antitoxin system YhaV family toxin, producing the protein MALAHPFCHKRLRKFGRVEKMGIPNRYRLFFRAFAVPEQKSIFILWLGYPRKEGDKNDCYKAFRRMVERGDFPESLDELLLESERD; encoded by the coding sequence ATGGCACTGGCTCATCCCTTTTGTCACAAGCGTTTGAGGAAATTTGGTCGCGTCGAGAAGATGGGTATTCCCAATCGCTATCGCCTGTTCTTTCGGGCTTTTGCCGTTCCAGAGCAGAAGTCTATCTTCATCCTCTGGTTGGGCTATCCTCGCAAAGAGGGGGATAAAAACGACTGTTACAAAGCTTTTCGGAGAATGGTAGAGCGTGGGGATTTTCCTGAATCTCTCGATGAACTGTTGCTAGAGAGCGAACGAGACTGA